TGGATGGCCCGAATATCCATCGTACGACCGGCATCGAGCCGCTCATCGCGATCACGGTTCTCCATCTGCTCACGGATGGCTTTGCACATGCGTCGGTTCAAAGTGTGACCCGAACGACTCGCTACAAAGTAGCCATATATTGGACCGCCAGCCAACATCAGGTCGCCAATCAGATCAAGCACCTTGTGCCGCACTGGTTCGTTTTCGAATCGCCAGACGTTGTCAATTGGACCATCGTCGCCAACAACCAACACGTCAGCAGGAGAAAGATGATTACAAAGACCTTGCTCTTGCAGAGCCTTCGCCTCTTCTGACAAACTATAGGTGCGGGCAGGACCTACCTCTTTACGATATCCCTCTTCAGTCAGCGTGAAGGCAAATGACTGCCTTGGAATGCGTGAAGACTCATCGCCATAGTCAAGCTCATACATGACTCGCATTTCATCACCATCAACAGGAAAGGCGGCCAACATACACTCGCCGTCCTGAAGAATGATTGGCTCGATAATGCGCAGGGCCTGCCGACTTGCCTTGAGTTCAACGGTGCCAACTTCAGTAATTCCTTCCGTGAACGCCGCGGCGCTGCCGTCGCCGAGGGGCACTTCCGGACCATCAATTTGCAACAGTGCATTATCAACGCCAGCGCCACGCAGAGCCGACATGCAGTGTTCAATCGTCTCGACCACTGCCTCACCGCGGCCAACAGCGGTTCGCCGATCGCGTTCAATGGCATATTCGATGCTTACTGGAATCAAGACTGGTGGATCAAGGTCAACACGCTCAAAGACGATGCCGTCATCCGCCTCGGCAGGCAGCATTCGCAATGTGGCATCTTGCCCAAGCATCAAACCCTTACCCTGAACCACAATCTCGCCAGCGAGGGTTCGCTGATGAATGGTCTGGGTACCGGACTGAGAATTGGCGGTCGCCTGATCGGCCATAAGTAAATAATTCGAGGGCCTTGCAGTCGTCAGGACGATTCCCGACGCGGCATTGAGGCCACCAGTTCGGGCAGTCTACGAAGGGCGGCAACCTCTCGCAAAGTCTGCCGGGCTGGGCGTGCTGGTGTACCTGCCCAGTCCTCACCCGCCGGTATGTCTCGCATAACGCCACTGGTGGCCGCAATCCGGGCCCCAGCACCGATTTTGACATGTTCAGCAATGCCCACTTGAGCCCCAAGTACCGCCCCA
This is a stretch of genomic DNA from Phycisphaerales bacterium. It encodes these proteins:
- the lpxC gene encoding UDP-3-O-acyl-N-acetylglucosamine deacetylase, translated to MADQATANSQSGTQTIHQRTLAGEIVVQGKGLMLGQDATLRMLPAEADDGIVFERVDLDPPVLIPVSIEYAIERDRRTAVGRGEAVVETIEHCMSALRGAGVDNALLQIDGPEVPLGDGSAAAFTEGITEVGTVELKASRQALRIIEPIILQDGECMLAAFPVDGDEMRVMYELDYGDESSRIPRQSFAFTLTEEGYRKEVGPARTYSLSEEAKALQEQGLCNHLSPADVLVVGDDGPIDNVWRFENEPVRHKVLDLIGDLMLAGGPIYGYFVASRSGHTLNRRMCKAIREQMENRDRDERLDAGRTMDIRAIQQIMPHRYPMLLVDRVVEVDGNKRAIGVKNVTINEPFFTGHYPGTPIMPGVLIVEAMAQLGGLLLSQTLEHHGKIAVLLSLDRVKLRHPVTPGDQLVLEAETIRASTRTAAIQCRAHVGARQVAEAQIRFMMVDADQAPG